The Marinomonas sp. CT5 genome contains the following window.
TTTAAAGGCCAACGTTGGACCGCGAAACAGCTCCAGTATCCATTCGTTATTGCCTACCTGAACCATTGGTGCGATAGCCGTATGATTAAAATCCGCATAAGCATCGTTAATCATAGTTTTAAACGCATCAGCAGGAATGTCGCCTTCCACAAAAGGCCACATCACTTTAAAGGCTAACTCTTGATAACTCAGATTTGCCCAAGAAGCGATTTCCTCTTTACTGTAGTGAGGCAAAGTTTCTGGCACATAAAGACCGCCATCATTTGCCAAACCAGCCAATAACACATCGCCAAAAGAAAGCGCAGGCGCTTTACCACGAGTAGAAATGTATTTCATATTTGCTCTCTCTTACGCCAAGTTTTCAACACGGATTCGCTGAACGGTCCCAGCAACATCCGGCAAGGCTTCAATCGCCGCAATCGCAGCATTCATATTGCGTTCTTTCACATCATGAGTCATAACAACCAATGGCACTAGCTCACTGCCTTCGCGCTCACGCTGAATCAGTGACTCTATACTGATATCATTAGTAGATAAAATCTGAGTAATATTCGCCAACACACCAGCACGATCTTTAATTGTCATATTAAGGAAGAAACCGCACTCAATTTCCTCAACAGGTAAAACTTGCACATCAGACAAAGAATCAGCCTGGAACGCCAAGTGTGGCACTCGGTTTGTTGGGTCTGCGGTCAAAGTACGAGCCACATCAATGACATCCGCAATAACGGATGATCCTGTTGGCAAAGCACCAGCCCCTGCGCCATACGTCAAAGTAGGACCGACAACATCACCTTGCACCATAATGGCATTCATCACGCCATTTACATTAGCCAAAAGCTGCTTATGGGAAATCAACGTCGGATGAACTCGCAATTCGATACCGGCTTTGGAACGGCGAGCAATTCCTAAATGTTTAATGGCATAACCAAGGTCATCGGCAAACGCCACATCTTCAGAGGTAATGCGACTGATCCCTTCGGTATAGGTTTTTTCAAATTGAAGCGGGATACCGAATGCGATAGAAGCAAGAATCGTTAGCTTGTGCGCGGCATCAATACCTTCAATATCAAAGGTCGGATCGGCTTCTGCGTAACCCAGTTCTTGTGCTTCGGCT
Protein-coding sequences here:
- a CDS encoding homoserine dehydrogenase, which encodes MKPVKVGICGLGTVGSGSFNILCNNAEEITRRVGRSIVIEQVGARRDNDACDTSEINVTRDIFEVVNNPEIDIVLELIGGTSVAKELVLKAIENGKHVVTANKALIAEHGNEIFAKAQEKGVIVAFEAAVAGGIPIIKQLREGLSANRIEWLAGIINGTGNFILTEMSQKGREFEDVLAEAQELGYAEADPTFDIEGIDAAHKLTILASIAFGIPLQFEKTYTEGISRITSEDVAFADDLGYAIKHLGIARRSKAGIELRVHPTLISHKQLLANVNGVMNAIMVQGDVVGPTLTYGAGAGALPTGSSVIADVIDVARTLTADPTNRVPHLAFQADSLSDVQVLPVEEIECGFFLNMTIKDRAGVLANITQILSTNDISIESLIQREREGSELVPLVVMTHDVKERNMNAAIAAIEALPDVAGTVQRIRVENLA